Proteins from one Hyperolius riggenbachi isolate aHypRig1 chromosome 2, aHypRig1.pri, whole genome shotgun sequence genomic window:
- the COX14 gene encoding cytochrome c oxidase assembly protein COX14, with amino-acid sequence MVSGKRIADVGYKAFSGSMILLTVYGGYLCSLRVYRYFERRWQLKAAAENQTEAIVKD; translated from the coding sequence ATGGTTTCCGGCAAGCGCATTGCCGATGTTGGGTACAAGGCATTCTCTGGCTCCATGATACTGCTGACGGTGTATGGAGGATATTTGTGTAGTTTGCGTGTCTACAGATACTTTGAGCGCCGGTGGCAGCTGAAAGCAGCGGCAGAGAACCAGACAGAAGCAATTGTTAAAGACTAA